The nucleotide window CAGTCATCGTTTCGGACGGTGTGCCGGTGATTTCCACCATGGGCACCGGCTGGAAATAGCTCCCTTCGGGGCCGGGCTGCAAACCCAGCTTCTTGAACTCCTGGGCCAGGTAGGCCGTAATGCGCTCCTCCCCGACCGTAAACGGCTTGCGGCCCTGCATCTCATTCGAGGACACAGCCTGCAAATATTGCCCGATGGTGGCGGCCGAAATGGCCGATGGCGCGGCCGCGGCAGTAGCTCCCGTTTCGGCCGGGGGCTGGGAGCCGGCCGTGGAGGAAGGCAGCATGGAGGTGGCCGCCGGGCGGGTCTGGCAATTGGTCAGCGCCAGGGCCAGCAGGGCCGCGGGCAGAGCGTGGCGAAGCGGAAAGAAAGAGGGAAAGGACATAGTGAAGCAGCTAGAAACAGGCACAAAGCCGCCGCGCAGCCGCGGCTGACGGGCAACTTACGACATCAGGTCCACATTGGAAACCACCCAGGGCAGCCAGCTACGAAGCCGTCCCGGCCGTAATCTGCAGCCGACGAATGGAGTCGAACGGCTCGTGAGCCTCCATATACTGCAGGTTATCAAAGCCGACGGCCCACTTTCCTCGCCGCATTTCCTGGTCTATAGCCTCCTCTAGCAGGGTAATCTGTGGGGCTGCTCCCACTTCGTAGTAATCGAAGAAGATGCCGGAATGAGTGGCAAACAGACCTTTGATAGTCAGGATCTTTTGCCAGACCAGCGCCAGGTTTTTCATGAGCTGGGTGGCCGGCAGGTTTACTTCACCTAAAATAGAACGAGCCTGGGCTGGACTGAGCCCTAAAGTTTTAATCAGGTATTGTTCGGTTGTCAGAGGTCGAAGCAATTCCCAGAGTCCGGCCCGGCGAAAGTTGGCCGCGTAAGGCACCTGCCTGGCGGGCTTGGAAATGGGCAGCCGGCCGGGGTTATTAAGCGCGGCCGCCAGAGTCAAGGCCCAGTCACGCCCCAGATACAAGGTGGGGTCGGGGCCAAAATTGGGTATGTACACCCGCAGCAGCTGCCCGCTGCCCACCTCGAACGGGGGCACCCAGCAGCCTTGCAGCCAAAAGCCCGCACTCTGCAGTTCGGGGCTCATAAGCTGAGAGGCAGAAATTTACTCTGGTAGCCTTGCCCTGTCGGGCAGCCCGACCCGAAGCAGCCCGACTTGTAAGGCAAAGTGGCAGGTCGTTTTTGGCGCAAAGAATGGAAGAGCTAAGGCAGCATTAAAACAAGGTGTGAAGGCAGAAACCGGGCCCGGGGAAGCCGGTGGGGCCACCCCGGGCCGGTGACTAGAAGCGGCTCCGGGCACCACCGGCCTTGCGCGTGAGCTTCGGCAAGTGGAACGTGCGCTTGGCGCGGTGGCGCTTGGCCCCACGGTAGAGCTTGTAGTTGGGCCGGTGCACGTACACGCGGCCCCGGGCCTTGGCCCGGGCATAGGCGCTGGGCCGGGCGGCCTCGGCCTGCCCGGTCAACAAAAACAACACAACGCCAATCAGCAGCAGCACTTTATTCATCACAGAAAAGGTTGGTGTAAAGCTTAAACTGCTTTAGCGCTAAAATATTGTCTTTGAGCAACCTCAATAACTTTTATTCTTGCCAGAAGCTGCCGCTGCCCCGGCCTAAACACTGAAGTTGGCCCCAGTATTTTTGACCTTGTATCTTTACCTTTTATTGCGCCTTTCTTTCCCGCATCCGCCGTCCTATGTCCGCCTTTTCTGCCCCTCCCGACCCGCTTACCGCCGAACTGGAACAGGAACGAAGCCGCCGCCGGGTGGCCGAAGCCCGCGTGGCCGAGCTGGAGCGGCAGCTGGCCGAAAGCCAGGCTACGGCTCACCGCGCCCGGACTCAGCTGGCCGCCGTAGTGCAAAACATGCGCCTGGGCTTTATGCTGGTCGACGACCATGGCCGGGTAGAGCTGGTCAACCAGCGCTACTGTGAGCTCTTTGGTCTGAGTGAAGTGCCCGGCGACTTGTACCATACCACGGGCATGGCCGTAGCGTCCCTGATTCAGCACAACTTTCAAAACCCGAGGGCTACCTGAGCCGGGCCGGAGCCATCCGGCAGCGGGGCGAGTCGGTGCTGAATGAAGAGTTGGAACTGGCCGACGGCCGGGTTCTGGAGCGCGACTATCTGGTGCTCGACAACGTGATGGCCGGGCGCCTGGTGTGCTACCGCGACGTGACTGAGCGCTACCAGCGCGAGGCCCAGCTGCGCACCGTCTCGCTGATTGCCGAGCAAAACCCCAACCCCGTGGTGCGCCTCACGGCTGCCGGGGAGCTTATCTACGCCAACCCCACCGCGGCCGGGCTAGTAGAGGCCCTGGAGAATGACCCGCCCTGCGCCCTCATTTGCTGAGCCTGGTTACGGCGGCGCTCAGCACGGCGGGCCCGCAGCAGGGTGAAATAACGGTGGGCACCTGCCACTACCTGCTGCAGGTAGCGCCCGTGCCCCAGGAGCAGTATGCCACGCTTTACCTGGTCGATATCACGGCCCGGCGTGCGGCCGAGCAGCAGCTGGCCGAGCAGCGTGAATTTTACGAGGCCATCCTCAAGGAGCTGCCCGTGGGCGTTTCCGTTTTCGACGCCCAGCACCGCTACCTGTTTGTCAACCCCAACGTGGCGAGCAGCGAATCCCTGCGGCAGTGGATGATTGGCCGGGACAACTTCGAGGTGACGGCCTACCGGCAGCGGCCCCGGGCCCTGGCCGAGCAGCGCCAGCACCAGTTTGAGCAAGCCGTGACTACCCGGCACGACGTGCACTGGGAGGAAACGGTGGAAGAGCAAAACAGCACCAACTATGTGCTGCGCCGGTTTCACCCGGTTTTCAACCCCGATGGCAGCCTGCGCATGGTGGTGGCCTACGGCGTGGACGTGACCGAGCGGCGCTTGGCTGAGCAGCAGCTGGCCGAGCAGCGCGAGTTCTACGAAACGATTCTCAACGAGCTGCCCGCCGACATCGGCGTATTCGACCCCCAGCACCGCTACCTGTTCGTCAACCCCGTGGGTATCAAGAATCCGGAGGTGCGGGCCTGGATTATTGGCAAGGACCACTTCGAATACTGCGCCTACCGGCAGCGGCCCATTGAGCTGGCTCTGCAGCGCAAGCAGATGTTCGACCAGGTTATTGGCGAGCGGCGCCACGTAACCCAGGAGGAAACCATTCAGACGCCCCAGGGTCCGCGCCATATGCTGCGGCTGATGCAGCCCGTGTTCGGCCCCGACGGCGCCGTCCGCCTGATTGTGGCCTACGGCCTGGATATTACGGAACGCTACCTGGCCGAGCAGCGCCTGCAGGAGCAGCAGGAGTTTATTCGCCAGGTGGTGGATACCTCACCCAACCTGCTCTACGTCAGCAATGAGTACGGGCACCCGCTGTTCAGCAACGTCAGCTTTGCCGACATCCTGACCCGCAGCAACCACTTGCAGACCCGCGAAACCGACGACACTCCCGAAGCCGAAGAACTGCGGCAGCTAGCGGAGTGGAACCGGGTGGTACTGGCCACGGGCGACGAAATTTCGGGAGAAATGCCCTTTACCCTGGCCAGCGGCGAGGTCCTGCAGCTACAGGTAGTGAAGCGCCCCCTGCAGCGGCCCCACGGCGTGGTCGAGGTTCTGACCGTGTGCACCGACATCACGGAGCTGAAGCGGGCCAAGCGCGAGGCCGAGGCGGCAGCCCGGGCCCGGGAAAACTTCCTGGCCAACATGAGCCACGAGATTCGCACGCCCATGAACGGGGTATTGGGTATGGCCGGCCTACTCACCCGCACGCCCTTGAGCGAGCAGCAGCAGGAATACGTGGCCATTATCCGCAACTCGGGCACTCACCTGCTGGGTTTGCTCAACGACATCCTGGACGTGGCCAAAATCACCTCGGGCAAGCTCGAGATGGAGCGTATTCCCTTCGACCTGAACCAGACCCTGCAGGCGGTGGGCCAAACCATCGGCTTCCAGGCTACGGGCAAAGGGCTGCATTTCACCATTGAGGCCGTGGACGCGCCCCAGCCGGTGGTACTCAGCGACCCGCAGCGTCTAAGCCAGGTGCTGCTCAACCTACTCAGCAACAGCCTGAAGTTTACCGAGCAGGGCGGCATCACGCTCACGGGCAAGGTGCTGGCCGATACGCCCGCTACCCTAACGGTAAACTTCCTGGTAACCGATACCGGGCTGGGCGTGGCGCTCGACAAGCAAGAAAGCATTTTCTCGACCTTCACCCAGGCCTATGCCGACACCAGTCGCCGCTTTGGCGGCTCGGGCCTGGGTTTGAGCATCAGCAGCAGCCTAGTAGAGCAGCTTGGCGGCCACCTGCTCATGTGCAGTGAGCCGGGCCAGGGCACGTCTTTCGGCTTTACGCTGACGTTTGCCAAGGCCTCGGGCGAGGAAATCCAGACCTTGCAGCAAACCCGAATCGAGGAAGACCTGGCCGCGGCCGTGGAAGGCGTACGCGGGCTGCGGGTGCTGCTGGTGGAAGACCACGACGTGAACCGGCAGCTGGCCCAGCTGGTGCTGGAAAGCTACGAGGCGGTGGTGGAAACGGCCGCCGACGGGGCTTCGGGCTTGGCCTTGTTTGAGCGCAACGTGTACGATGTGATTCTGATGGATATTCAGATGCCGGGCATGAACGGCCTGGAAGCTACGGCCCGCATCCGCCAGCACCCCGACGTGGTGCGGGCCCGCACGCCCATTATTGCCCTGACGGCCAATGCTTTTCTGTCCGACAATGAAAAGTACCTGGCGGCGGGCATGAACGACTGCCTGGCCAAGCCCTTCGACGCGGCCGAGCTGGTGCGCAAGATTCTGGCCCTGCACCGCGCGGATGCCCGGCCCACCCGCCCCTTGTTTGCCCTAACGGACCTTGAGCGTACGGCCCGGGGCAATCCGGCCTTTGTGCTGCGCATCCTGGAGTCGTTCCTGACGCACACCCCACAGGTAGTCAGCCAGCTGCAGGACGCGGCCGCCGCCGCCGACTGGTCTCGGGCCGCCGGCCTGGCCCACCGCATCAAGCCTTCCCTGAAGCTGCTCATGGCCCAGGAACTGCACCCGTTTATTGCCACGCTCGAAGACGCCACTGCTACGCCCGCGGCCCGGGAAGCCGCGGCCAAGCAGCTCTTGGAGCTGCTGCCCTTGTTGTTGTGGCAGCTGCAGCACTACGTGTCCAACACGCCCCGAATCCCGCGTAATGGTTTCCCGACAAAACAGCGGCCCGCAACCTGAGAAGGTTGCGGGCCGCTGTTTCTGGGCTGCATCGGGTCGAGTTGAAGGCTACTATACCAAAGGCTGGCTGGAGGTGACGGTAACAACCTCCTTGCGTTCGGCCAGGACAAGCCCGCGGACGCGCTCCACGGCCTGCAGAAAACGCTCGTAGTCGAAGGGCTTGACCAGGTAATCGGCCACGCGCAGCTCGAAGGCTTCCCAGGCAAAGGTTTCGTGGGCCGTGGTGAGCACCACCTGTGGGGGCTCGGGCAGCAGGCGCAGCATATCCAGGCCATTGAGGTCGGGCATTTCCACGTCCAGAAACAGCACGTCGACGCGGCGGCCGTCACTGAAGAAATTCAAGCCTTCCACGCTGCCCGACAGGGAAGCTTCCAGGTGCAGCAGGCCGCTCATGGCTACGTAGTGCTCCAGGGTCAGACGGTTGATTTCTTCGTCATCCAGAATAGCGCAGGTCAGCAGACGGGGCTCGGCGGGGCATGAAGCAGACATAATCAGGTAGCAGCAGGGCTATTCACGGGCAGCTGTACAAGCCTTCGGGAACAGCAGTTAGGTGTTTTTTCTTTGGTCTAACCTATCTAAAAATAAGCAGGATACAAAGTTATGGGAATAATGAAAGCATTGTTTAGTTGAGCTTGACTTCTTTTTGCATCTTTTCCGGAACACTCTTCGATAGTCAACATTCTACGCCTGAATAGTTTAACTATTCTGTTACCACCAGGACCGAGCCGCCGTAAATTCTATTTTTCCGCTACTCTTCTCTACCTGGGCCGTATATACAGGCAGAACCAACCGCGCAAGCCGATGGAAACTACCTATTTTAAACCTTTTCCCGCCGACTTACCCGAAGCGGAAGCTGCTGCCCGCCTCAAGCGCCAGCGGCATGCCGAGTGGGGTATTGCGGTGGCCTCCATGGGCGGTACTGGCCCCGGCCGGAGCTGCTCTATGAGCTGCAGCGCTACATCGATGGGGAGCTGACCATCCAGCAGATTGCCCAGTTGCCCTACTCCCCGGAAGTGCAGAAGTCCCCGGCCATCCAGGCCATTCTCACCCGCGAGCGGCTTAGCAACGCGGCATAGACAACGCATGAAAAAGCCCGACCAACTGGTCGGGCTTTTTTGCTTAGTGGATCAGAAAGTCGGGCCAAGCAGGTTAGGCCTGCTGAGCTTGCAGCAATTGGAAGGCTTCCTCATTACCCTGCTGCACGGCTAGGTCCAGGGCCGTCAGACCGCGCACGTCGCGGATGCTGGTATCGGCTCCGGCTTCGAGCACGAGCTTTACGAGCTGGTTGCGGCCAAACAAGGTGGCAAACATCAGGGCTGTGCCGCCGTTGCCGTTCTGCAGATCGAGCTGGGCCCCGTGCTGCAGGAGCAGGCGGGCAATTTCGGGGTAGCCCTTGAAGCAAACGCCCATCAGGGCCGTGTTGCCGCTCACGTCCTGCACGTTGGGGTCGGCGCCGGCTTCGAGCAGCACGCGGGTAGCTTCCAGGTGCTCGTCGTAGGCGGCCACAATCAGCGGGGTGAAGCCTTTGCCATTCTGCGTGTTGACATCAACCTGGGTGAGCAGCTGCTGCAGCTGGGTCACGTCGCCGCGGCGGGCGGCATCAAACAGCAAATCTTCGGGGCGGGAAGAGGAAAATTCCATCAGAGTACGGATACGGGGTTATAGTTGAGTTCTTCAGCATACGGCAGAAACCCGAACGGGATTAGCCGTAAGCCGAGGCCTACGGGGCAAACGTGCCCAGGTCCCGGCCCTGAATGGCGGCGGCCATCAGGGCCGGAAACCGGTCGGGCGTGCAGGCAAAGGAAGGAACCCCGAGAGCAGCCAGTTGTTCGGCCATGCGCCGGTCGAAGCCCGGGGAGCCTTCGTCGCTGAGCGCCAATAAAGCCACCAGCGTGACTCCCGCAGCCTTGAGGGCGGCGGCCCGCTTGAGCATCTCGGCCTCGTTGCCGCCCTCGTACAAGTCGCTGATGAGCACCAGAATGGTATCGGCGGGACGGGTAATCAGCTGCTGGCAGTAGGTCAGGGCGCGGTTGATATCGGTGCCGCCGCCGAGCTGTACGCCAAAGAGCAAGTCCACTGGGTCATGCAAATCCTGGGTAAGGTCGGCCACGCTGGTATCGAAGACGACCATGTGAGTTTTCACCGCCTTGAGCGAGGCCAGCACCGCCCCAAACACGCCCGCGTACACCACCGAAGCGGCCATGGAGCCGCTCTGGTCCACGCAGAGCACGATTTCCTTCAGGGCCTGCCCCCGCCGGCCGTAGCCCACCAGCTTTTCGGGAATCACGGTTTTGTAGGCCGGCTGGTAGTGCTTGAGGTTGGCCCGGATGGTGGCCGCCCAGTTGATTTCCGCGTAGCGGGGGCGCGGGTTGCGCACGGCCCGGCTCAGGGCGCCCTGCACGGCCTGCCGCAGGGGGTTGGCCAGGCGCTGCTCCAAATCCTGCACTACGCGCTGCACTACTTCCCGAGCCGTGTGCTTTACCTTAGCCGGCATCACCCGCCCCAGCGACATGAGCAAGCCCACCAGGTGCACGTCGGGCTGCACGGTGCGCAATACCTCGGGCTCCAGCAGCATCTGTTGCAAACCCAGGCGTTCCATGGCGTCTTTCTGCATCACGGCTACTACCGACGAGGGAAAGTAGCTGCGGATGTCGCCCAGCCAGCGGCTGACTTTGGGGCCGAGCCGCCCAGGCCCGCCTTGCGCTCGGCTTGCTCATCGTCGTAGAGGGCGGTGAGGACCTGGTCCATGCGGCCGTAGTCGGGGGAAAGCGGGATGTCGTTGTCGGCGTCGGCGGAGGAGCCCAGCACGAGCTTCCAGCGGGCAGCGTTGCTCATAGAGGAACCGGGAAAATGCCGCCGGGCCGAGCAAACCGGATGCGGCGGCTTTGGCGGGTTTGCGGTACTTTCGGCTTTTGCCCCGACTGTACCCTGAATTGAGCATGAAATATAGCAACAATGCGCCCCGGGTCGGCTTTTTGCTGTTGGCCGCGCTGCTGAGCTGCGCCAAAACCCCTACGGCCTCCATTCCTGCGGCCCGCCAACGCCGGTAGCCGTGGTGCCGGGCGTGAGTCTGGAGCTGGCGCAGGATCGGGCCCGACGCATTTCGCGCCTGGTCTACGACATCTTTCTGGATATACCGTGGGAAAAAGCCGAGCCCATCAGGGCCGCCGAAACCATCCGCTTCCACCTCGCCGATGCCAGCCAGCCCGTGCAACTCGACTTCAAGGAGCAGGCCGACCACCTTAAAAGCCTGACGGTGAATGACAAAGCGGCGGCAATTGACTTTCGGGCGGAACACCTGGTACTGCCGGCAGCCAGCCTGAAAGCGGGTCTGAATGAAGTTCGAATTGACTTCATTGCCGGCAACCAGAGCCTGAACCGCAACGACGAGTTTCTCTACACCCTGCTCGTGCCCGACCGGGCCCGCACGGTGTTTCCGGTGTTCGACCAGCCCGATCTGAAGGTTACGTTCAAGCTCACCCTGAATGTGCCAACTGGTTGGCAAGCTTTAGCCAACGCCCCACTGGATTCCACCCGACGCACCCTCGACGGGCGGGTACCGGGCTGGAATACGCACTTCTTCGCCCCTTCCGACACGATTAGCACCTACTTGTTCTCAATTGCGGCGGGCAAGTTCACTCCGGTGACAAAAACCCTAAACGGCCGGCCGATGGAGCTTCTGCACCGCGAAACCGACCAAGCCAAGCTGCGCCTGAGCCTGAACCCGATTTTCCGGATTCACGCCGACGCGCTGACGTTTCTGGAGGCTTACACCGGCTTGCCCTACCCCTTCCGCAAGTTCGACTTTGTGGCCCTGCCCGACTTCCAGTACGGGGGCATGGAGCACGTGGGCGCCATTGATTACAAAGCCAGCACCCTGTTTCTGAACGAAGGTGCCACCCAGGACCAGCTGCTG belongs to Hymenobacter cellulosilyticus and includes:
- a CDS encoding PAS domain-containing protein — translated: MSAFSAPPDPLTAELEQERSRRRVAEARVAELERQLAESQATAHRARTQLAAVVQNMRLGFMLVDDHGRVELVNQRYCELFGLSEVPGDLYHTTGMAVASLIQHNFQNPRAT
- a CDS encoding PAS domain-containing hybrid sensor histidine kinase/response regulator, whose translation is MLSLVTAALSTAGPQQGEITVGTCHYLLQVAPVPQEQYATLYLVDITARRAAEQQLAEQREFYEAILKELPVGVSVFDAQHRYLFVNPNVASSESLRQWMIGRDNFEVTAYRQRPRALAEQRQHQFEQAVTTRHDVHWEETVEEQNSTNYVLRRFHPVFNPDGSLRMVVAYGVDVTERRLAEQQLAEQREFYETILNELPADIGVFDPQHRYLFVNPVGIKNPEVRAWIIGKDHFEYCAYRQRPIELALQRKQMFDQVIGERRHVTQEETIQTPQGPRHMLRLMQPVFGPDGAVRLIVAYGLDITERYLAEQRLQEQQEFIRQVVDTSPNLLYVSNEYGHPLFSNVSFADILTRSNHLQTRETDDTPEAEELRQLAEWNRVVLATGDEISGEMPFTLASGEVLQLQVVKRPLQRPHGVVEVLTVCTDITELKRAKREAEAAARARENFLANMSHEIRTPMNGVLGMAGLLTRTPLSEQQQEYVAIIRNSGTHLLGLLNDILDVAKITSGKLEMERIPFDLNQTLQAVGQTIGFQATGKGLHFTIEAVDAPQPVVLSDPQRLSQVLLNLLSNSLKFTEQGGITLTGKVLADTPATLTVNFLVTDTGLGVALDKQESIFSTFTQAYADTSRRFGGSGLGLSISSSLVEQLGGHLLMCSEPGQGTSFGFTLTFAKASGEEIQTLQQTRIEEDLAAAVEGVRGLRVLLVEDHDVNRQLAQLVLESYEAVVETAADGASGLALFERNVYDVILMDIQMPGMNGLEATARIRQHPDVVRARTPIIALTANAFLSDNEKYLAAGMNDCLAKPFDAAELVRKILALHRADARPTRPLFALTDLERTARGNPAFVLRILESFLTHTPQVVSQLQDAAAAADWSRAAGLAHRIKPSLKLLMAQELHPFIATLEDATATPAAREAAAKQLLELLPLLLWQLQHYVSNTPRIPRNGFPTKQRPAT
- a CDS encoding LytR/AlgR family response regulator transcription factor, yielding MSASCPAEPRLLTCAILDDEEINRLTLEHYVAMSGLLHLEASLSGSVEGLNFFSDGRRVDVLFLDVEMPDLNGLDMLRLLPEPPQVVLTTAHETFAWEAFELRVADYLVKPFDYERFLQAVERVRGLVLAERKEVVTVTSSQPLV
- a CDS encoding ankyrin repeat domain-containing protein, translated to MEFSSSRPEDLLFDAARRGDVTQLQQLLTQVDVNTQNGKGFTPLIVAAYDEHLEATRVLLEAGADPNVQDVSGNTALMGVCFKGYPEIARLLLQHGAQLDLQNGNGGTALMFATLFGRNQLVKLVLEAGADTSIRDVRGLTALDLAVQQGNEEAFQLLQAQQA
- a CDS encoding VWA domain-containing protein is translated as MQKDAMERLGLQQMLLEPEVLRTVQPDVHLVGLLMSLGRVMPAKVKHTAREVVQRVVQDLEQRLANPLRQAVQGALSRAVRNPRPRYAEINWAATIRANLKHYQPAYKTVIPEKLVGYGRRGQALKEIVLCVDQSGSMAASVVYAGVFGAVLASLKAVKTHMVVFDTSVADLTQDLHDPVDLLFGVQLGGGTDINRALTYCQQLITRPADTILVLISDLYEGGNEAEMLKRAAALKAAGVTLVALLALSDEGSPGFDRRMAEQLAALGVPSFACTPDRFPALMAAAIQGRDLGTFAP